The genomic segment GCATCCTGGCGCCGACGATCATCGGCCTGTCCGCCGCCAGCCTCGGCTTCGGCGGGGTGTTCGGCCTGACCACGGCGGTGCTCGGCGCCGGGGTGCTGTGCGTGCTGGTGTTCGGGCTGTCCACCGCCGGGCGCTCGCTGGAAGAACTGACCGAACACGGCGCCGCCGTGTCGACCGCCGAGGAGATGACCAAGTGACCTCTCTGTCCACTCTGGAGGATCGGGTACGCGCGGAGGTGGGCGTGGAACTGTTCACCGTGCTGGCGTGGATCCCCGAGCGCCAGGCGCTGCGCCGGGTGCACAGCAGTCATCCGGCGGAGTACCCGGTCGGCGGCGAGAAGACCGTGGAGGTCGCCCGCGGCTGGCTCGACGAGTGCATCACCGCGCAGCGGCCGTACTTCGGCCCGGACGAGAAGGCGGTGCGGGAGATCTTCGCCGACCACGAGCTGATCGCCGGGCTCGGCTGTGGCGCGGTGATCAACGTGCCGGTGGTCGACGAGGACGGCCGGACGCTCGGGGTGCTCAATCTCCTTGACGCGGAGGGAAAGTACGGCCAGGCCTCGGTCGATGCGGCGGTGTCGCTGGCGCCGCTGGCCGTGCCCGCGCTGCGCGACGAGGTGGTCCGGTGAGCTCGCTGCTGCTGCGCAACGCCCGCCTGCTCGACCCCGAGGTGGGGGAGTACGTCGAAGGCGACCTGCGGTGCGCCGACGGACGGATCGCGGAGACCGGCCCGAACCTGAAAGCCCCGGACATCCGCACGATCGATCTGCGTGGCGCGGTGGTCGTGCCGGGCCTGATCGACGCCCACGTGCACGTCACCGCGTCGACCGCCGACCTGGGCTCGCTGCCCGCGCAGTCACCGTCCTATGTGGCCGCGCACAGCATGAACACCATGGGCCGCATGCTGGATCGCGGGTTCACCACCGTTCGCGACGCGTCCGGGGCCGACTACGGCCTCGCCGACGCGCAGGCGGAAGGGCTGTTCCGCGGTCCGCGCCTGCTGTTCTGCGGCCGGGCGCTGAGCCAGACCGGCGGCCACGGTGACAGCCGCGGCCGGGGTACGCACCGCCACGACGACCACCCGTGTTGCGCCGGGCTCGGCCGCATCGCCGACGGTGTGGACGCGGTCCGCGCCGCCGCGCGCGACGAACTCCGCAAGGGCGCGCACCACATCAAGGTGATGGCGTCCGGGGGAGTGGCGTCGCCGACCGACCGGATCGACTCGCTGCAGTACTCCGCCGACGAACTCCGCGCCATCGTCGAGGAAGCCGAGGCCGCCAACCGGTACGTCGCCGCGCACGCCTACACCGCGCGCGCGGTGAACCGGGCGCTCGAACTGGGCATCCGGTCGATCGAGCACGGCAACCTCATCGACGACCGCAGCGTCGAGCTGTTCCGCGAGCACGACGCGTTCCTGGTGCCGACCCTGGTGACCTACTGGGCGCTCAAGGAGGAGGGCCGCGAGTTCGGGCTGCCGGAGGCGAGCTGGCGCAAGGTGGACGAGGTGCTCGGCGCCGGGCTCGAAGCGCTCGAGCGCGCGGCCCGCGGCGGGGTCAAGATCGTCTACGGCTCGGACCTGCTCGGCGGCATGCACCGGCACCAGAACCACGAGTTCCGGCTGCGGGCGCAGGTGCAGCGCCCGCTCGATGTGCTCCGGTCCGCGACCTCGGTCGCCGCCGAGCTGACCGGTCTGACCGGGGAGATCGGCACGCTGGCCCCGGGGGCGCACGCGGACCTGCTGGTCCTCGACGGCGATCCGCTCGAGGACATCGGGGTGCTGGCGTCGCCGGAGCGGTTCCGCTTGATCGTGCAAGGCGGCATCCCGGTCTGAACAGCCCAGCCCAGCGCGGCCGTTCGGTGCACTTTCACTGGTTCAGTGCATACTTTCGTTGACTTGTGGCGAAAGTTCTCTCTACTGTCTTGTGACCTGAGTAACAAATCCGGTCCCCCTGGAAAGAGAGAACATGCGTCTTCCAGTGCTGTTCGCCGCGTTGCTCGTCGCCGGTTCGGGGCCCTTGCTGGTGCCCGGACCGGCGGCGGCCCAGATACCACCCCAGGAACCAGGGGTGACCCTGCGCGTCTACGACGTCCAAGTCGGGCTGGACAAGCTGTGCACGCTCAAGGCGGGCCAGACGCCCAACATCGACAAGCTGATGCCGGTGATCGACTTCTCGACCACCGACGACTTCGGCATCGGCGACAACTTCGTCTCCGAGGTGACCGCGAACCTCAACGTGGCCACCGCCGGCACCTACAACTTCCGGCTGACCAGCGACGACGGCTCCCGGCTGCGCATCGATGACAACGTGGTCATCAACCACGACGGCCTGCACTCGCCGACCGCCAAGGACGGCTCGGCGCAGCTGACCGCCGGCTACCACGCCCTGCGCATCGACCACTTCGACGCCACCGTCGACCAGGTGGTCCGCCTCGAATGGCAGCCGCCGGGCGCGTCCGGCTTCAGCGTGGTCCCGAACTCCGTGCTGAGCACCGACGCCGACGTGGTCAGGGTGACCGCGCCCGGGCGCAAGGACTGCGAAGCGAGCGGGGACAGCCCCGGCGACGGCGTGCCGCTGACCGGGGTGCACCCGAACTTCACCCTGACCAACCTGCGCCCCAACGGGTTCGAGCCGCAGGTCAGCGCGATGGACTGGCTGCCGGACGGCAGGCTCGCCATCGCCACCTGGGGCGGCACCGACAACGAGCTCGGCGAGGTCCACCTGCTCAGCGGTGTCTCCGGCACCACCGACCCGTCGAAGGTGCGCACGCAGAAGATCGCCGAAGGGCTCAAGGAGCCGATGGGGCTCAAGTACGTCGACGGCAAGCTCTACGTCTCGGAGAAGACCGGGCTGACCGAGCTGAACGACACCAACGGCGACGGCGTGACCGACGACTACCGCACGGTGGCGACCTGGCCGTTCGGCGGCAACTTCCACGAGTTCGCCTTCGGCCTGCTCTACCGGGACGGGTTCTTCTACCTGAACCTCTCGGTGTCGATCAACTACGGCGGCGCCACCACCGACCCGCAGCCCGCGCCGAACCGCGGCACCACGATCAAGGTGAGCAA from the Amycolatopsis magusensis genome contains:
- a CDS encoding metal-dependent hydrolase family protein, whose protein sequence is MSSLLLRNARLLDPEVGEYVEGDLRCADGRIAETGPNLKAPDIRTIDLRGAVVVPGLIDAHVHVTASTADLGSLPAQSPSYVAAHSMNTMGRMLDRGFTTVRDASGADYGLADAQAEGLFRGPRLLFCGRALSQTGGHGDSRGRGTHRHDDHPCCAGLGRIADGVDAVRAAARDELRKGAHHIKVMASGGVASPTDRIDSLQYSADELRAIVEEAEAANRYVAAHAYTARAVNRALELGIRSIEHGNLIDDRSVELFREHDAFLVPTLVTYWALKEEGREFGLPEASWRKVDEVLGAGLEALERAARGGVKIVYGSDLLGGMHRHQNHEFRLRAQVQRPLDVLRSATSVAAELTGLTGEIGTLAPGAHADLLVLDGDPLEDIGVLASPERFRLIVQGGIPV
- a CDS encoding GAF domain-containing protein translates to MTSLSTLEDRVRAEVGVELFTVLAWIPERQALRRVHSSHPAEYPVGGEKTVEVARGWLDECITAQRPYFGPDEKAVREIFADHELIAGLGCGAVINVPVVDEDGRTLGVLNLLDAEGKYGQASVDAAVSLAPLAVPALRDEVVR